The proteins below are encoded in one region of Podarcis raffonei isolate rPodRaf1 chromosome 8, rPodRaf1.pri, whole genome shotgun sequence:
- the AGRP gene encoding agouti-related protein, which produces MLRILLLSLGLLQEIPTTLASNPNHSRRLAERGPSMLDEEGRSSYPGLLQVIKEGPPDFEHLAALEMPIAQDDLVLEANAMEPQQMLLTALQTQGREERSPRRCVRLQESCHGHKLPCCDPCATCYCRFFNANCFCKKFSNTFPCGKN; this is translated from the exons ATGTTGAGGATCCTGCTGCTGTCCTTAGGACTCCTGCAAGAAATCCCCACCACCCTGGCCTCTAACCCCAACCACAGCCGCCGTCTGGCCGAGCGGGGCCCCTCCATGCTGGACGAAGAAGGCCGCTCCAGCTACCCAGGGCTTCTGCAGGTGATCAAAGAGGGACCCCCAG ATTTTGAACACCTGGCTGCTCTGGAGATGCCAATTGCCCAAGATGACCTTGTGTTAGAAGCAAACGCAATGGAGCCACAGCAG ATGTTGCTGACGGCCCTGCAGACCCAGGGAAGGGAAGAGCGTTCCCCTCGAAGATGTGTCCGCTTGCAGGAATCTTGCCATGGGCACAAGCTCCCCTGCTGTGATCCATGTGCCACCTGCTACTGCCGCTTCTTCAATGCCAATTGCTTTTGCAAGAAATTTAGCAACACTTTCCCCTGTGGCAAGAACTAG